One segment of Carya illinoinensis cultivar Pawnee chromosome 13, C.illinoinensisPawnee_v1, whole genome shotgun sequence DNA contains the following:
- the LOC122292254 gene encoding histone H3.2 → MARTKQTARKSTGGKAPRKQLATKAARKSAPATGGVKKPHRFRPGTVALREIRKYQKSTELLIRKLPFQRLVREIAQDFKTDLRFQSSAVAALQEAAEAYLVGLFEDTNLCAIHAKRVTIMPKDIQLARRIRGERA, encoded by the coding sequence ATGGCGCGTACCAAGCAGACTGCTCGTAAGTCCACTGGCGGGAAAGCTCCGAGGAAGCAGCTGGCTACTAAAGCAGCTCGGAAGTCCGCTCCAGCCACCGGAGGAGTCAAGAAGCCCCATAGGTTTAGGCCCGGAACGGTTGCCCTGAGAGAGATCAGGAAATATCAGAAGAGCACGGAGTTATTGATCCGGAAGCTTCCATTCCAGAGGCTGGTGAGAGAAATTGCGCAGGACTTCAAGACCGATCTTCGCTTCCAGAGCAGCGCCGTCGCAGCTCTACAGGAGGCGGCCGAAGCGTACCTGGTGGGTCTCTTCGAAGACACTAACCTCTGCGCCATTCACGCCAAAAGAGTCACTATCATGCCCAAGGATATCCAGCTCGCTCGTCGGATTAGGGGGGAGAGAGCATAA